One Aphelocoma coerulescens isolate FSJ_1873_10779 chromosome 4A, UR_Acoe_1.0, whole genome shotgun sequence DNA window includes the following coding sequences:
- the VBP1 gene encoding prefoldin subunit 3 isoform X1, whose product MTNGPGVLAHAAPASSVSNMATAEGSEAAAAAGGRRGPLGIPEAAFVEDVDSFMKQPGNETADIVLKKLDEQYQKYKFLELNLAQKKRRLKSQIPEIKQTLEILKHMQKKKDSTHPMETRFLLADNLYCKASVPPTDKVCLWLGANVMLEYDIDEAQALLEKNLSTATKNLDLLEEDLDFLRDQFTTTEVNMARVYNWDVKRRNKQDPSKNKA is encoded by the exons ATGACGAACGGCCCCGGCGTCCTGGCGCACGCCGCTCCCGCCTCTTCCGTTTCCAACATGGCGACTGCCGAGGGcagcgaggcggcggcggcggcgggcgggaggcGTGGCCCGCTCGGCATCCCGGAGGCGGCGTTTGTG GAAGATGTAGATTCCTTTAtgaagcagcctggaaatgaGACAGCAGACATAGTTCTTAAGAAGTTGGATGAGCAGTATCAGAAGTACAAATTTTTGGAACTTAATCTTGCTCAAAAGAAAAGGAG GCTAAAAAGTCAGATTCCTGAAATTAAACAGACAttagaaattttaaaacacatgcagaagaaaaag GATTCCACACATCCAATGGAAACCAGATTTTTATTGGCAGATAATCTCTACTGCAAAGCTTCAGTTCCTCCTACAGATAAAGTTTGTTTGTGGTTGGGG GCCAATGTGATGCTTGAATATGATATTGATGAAGCTCAGGCTCTGTTAGAGAAGAATTTGTCAACAGCTACAAAAAACCTCGATCTTCTAGAGGAAGACCTGGATTTTCTCAGAGATCAGTTCACCACTACAGAAGTCA ATATGGCTAGAGTTTATAATTGGGATGTAAAGAGAAGAAACAAGCAAGACCCTTCCAAAAACAAAGCATag
- the VBP1 gene encoding prefoldin subunit 3 isoform X2, which yields MTNGPGVLAHAAPASSVSNMATAEGSEAAAAAGGRRGPLGIPEAAFVEDVDSFMKQPGNETADIVLKKLDEQYQKYKFLELNLAQKKRRLKSQIPEIKQTLEILKHMQKKKDSTHPMETRFLLADNLYCKASVPPTDKVCLWLGANVMLEYDIDEAQALLEKNLSTATKNLDLLEEDLDFLRDQFTTTEVSILFVHVGEEMYVKANIQG from the exons ATGACGAACGGCCCCGGCGTCCTGGCGCACGCCGCTCCCGCCTCTTCCGTTTCCAACATGGCGACTGCCGAGGGcagcgaggcggcggcggcggcgggcgggaggcGTGGCCCGCTCGGCATCCCGGAGGCGGCGTTTGTG GAAGATGTAGATTCCTTTAtgaagcagcctggaaatgaGACAGCAGACATAGTTCTTAAGAAGTTGGATGAGCAGTATCAGAAGTACAAATTTTTGGAACTTAATCTTGCTCAAAAGAAAAGGAG GCTAAAAAGTCAGATTCCTGAAATTAAACAGACAttagaaattttaaaacacatgcagaagaaaaag GATTCCACACATCCAATGGAAACCAGATTTTTATTGGCAGATAATCTCTACTGCAAAGCTTCAGTTCCTCCTACAGATAAAGTTTGTTTGTGGTTGGGG GCCAATGTGATGCTTGAATATGATATTGATGAAGCTCAGGCTCTGTTAGAGAAGAATTTGTCAACAGCTACAAAAAACCTCGATCTTCTAGAGGAAGACCTGGATTTTCTCAGAGATCAGTTCACCACTACAGAAGTCAGTATCCTTTTTGTTCATGTGGGGGAGGAGATGTATGTGAAAGCCAACATCCAG GGCTGA
- the VBP1 gene encoding prefoldin subunit 3 isoform X3 translates to MPPGDEALCREDVDSFMKQPGNETADIVLKKLDEQYQKYKFLELNLAQKKRRLKSQIPEIKQTLEILKHMQKKKDSTHPMETRFLLADNLYCKASVPPTDKVCLWLGANVMLEYDIDEAQALLEKNLSTATKNLDLLEEDLDFLRDQFTTTEVNMARVYNWDVKRRNKQDPSKNKA, encoded by the exons ATGCCCCCAGGTGATGAAGCTCTCTGCAGA GAAGATGTAGATTCCTTTAtgaagcagcctggaaatgaGACAGCAGACATAGTTCTTAAGAAGTTGGATGAGCAGTATCAGAAGTACAAATTTTTGGAACTTAATCTTGCTCAAAAGAAAAGGAG GCTAAAAAGTCAGATTCCTGAAATTAAACAGACAttagaaattttaaaacacatgcagaagaaaaag GATTCCACACATCCAATGGAAACCAGATTTTTATTGGCAGATAATCTCTACTGCAAAGCTTCAGTTCCTCCTACAGATAAAGTTTGTTTGTGGTTGGGG GCCAATGTGATGCTTGAATATGATATTGATGAAGCTCAGGCTCTGTTAGAGAAGAATTTGTCAACAGCTACAAAAAACCTCGATCTTCTAGAGGAAGACCTGGATTTTCTCAGAGATCAGTTCACCACTACAGAAGTCA ATATGGCTAGAGTTTATAATTGGGATGTAAAGAGAAGAAACAAGCAAGACCCTTCCAAAAACAAAGCATag
- the RAB39B gene encoding ras-related protein Rab-39B: MEAIWLYQFRLIVIGDSTVGKSCLIRRFTEGRFAQISDPTVGVDFFSRLVEIEPGKRIKLQIWDTAGQERFRSITRAYYRNSVGGLLLFDITNRRSFQNVHEWLEETKVHVQPYQIVFVLVGHKCDLDTQRQVTRHEAEKLAAAYGMKYIETSARDAINVEKAFTDLTRDIYELVKRGDISIQEGWEGVKSGFVPNVVHSSEEVVKSDRRCLC; the protein is encoded by the exons ATGGAGGCGATCTGGCTGTACCAGTTCCGCCTGATCGTCATCGGCGACTCCACCGTGGGCAAGTCCTGCCTCATCCGCCGCTTCACCGAGGGGCGCTTCGCCCAGATCTCCGACCCCACCGTGGGCGTGgatttcttctccaggctggtggAGATCGAGCCTGGCAAGAGGATCAAGCTGCAGATCTGGGACacggccgggcaggagcggtTCCG GTCCATCACCAGAGCCTACTACAGGAACTCGGTTGGAGGACTCCTCCTCTTTGACATTACAAACCGCAGGTCTTTCCAGAATgtccacgagtggctggaggAGACCAAGGTGCATGTCCAGCCATACCAGATCGTCTTTGTTCTGGTAGGTCACAAGTGTGACCTTGACACACAGCGGCAAGTGACCAGGCACGAGGCGGAGAAACTGGCTGCTGCCTATGGTATGAAGTACATTGAGACCTCAGCTCGGGATGCCATTAACGTGGAGAAGGCCTTCACTGATCTGACTCGTGATATATATGAGCTGGTGAAAAGGGGGGACATTTCCatccaggagggatgggaaggggtaAAGAGTGGGTTTGTCCCAAACGTAGTGCACTCCTCAGAAGAAGTGGTGAAATCAGATAGGCGGTGCTTGTGCTGA